In the Vicinamibacteria bacterium genome, one interval contains:
- a CDS encoding gamma-glutamylcyclotransferase family protein, whose protein sequence is MRACRLVAVYGTLREGQYNHEIYLKGERPVRRGSVELPFRMYANDEYPMIVPSNERHPIWVEVFRVDELKLRELDALEIPYGYRRETMRLENFDIEAEIYVYPAPPPPGFQLVENGDWNA, encoded by the coding sequence TTGCGGGCATGCAGGCTCGTCGCCGTCTACGGAACGCTCAGGGAAGGCCAGTACAACCACGAGATCTATCTGAAGGGTGAGCGGCCGGTCCGTCGCGGCTCGGTCGAGCTGCCGTTCCGCATGTATGCGAACGACGAATACCCGATGATCGTGCCGAGCAACGAGCGCCATCCCATCTGGGTCGAGGTCTTCCGAGTCGACGAGCTCAAGCTTCGAGAGCTCGATGCGCTCGAAATACCGTATGGCTACCGGCGCGAGACGATGCGCCTCGAGAACTTCGACATCGAGGCCGAGATCTACGTGTATCCGGCACCGCCGCCGCCTGGATTCCAACTCGTCGAGAACGGGGACTGGAACGCTTGA